The region GCCTGAGAGCAGCTCAAGCAGCGCCTTGTCAGCCTTGACACCCTCCAGGTCGACAATGACGCCTCCATCCCCAAACAGCCCAGGAGAGAGGTGGGGACGCAACCCCTCAGCGCTGACGTCCTCGCCGCCCAACCGGGGTAGTTCACGGGGGTTGAGCCCACGGGCGCGCAGTGAATCACGCAGGGTTTCATCAGCCAGAAACCGGTTTCCGGTAAATGCGAGCAGGGCCACGCCCCGACTGTATCCCGCTGCGCCCTCAGCTGCTCAGGAGTGAATCACCCTGAGCAGTGAGGTCTACACCAAGCCCGGCGGCTATCTCTGAGAGCCAGTCAAGCATGACCGCGGCGCTTCCCGGGCGGTCCTGAGGGTCGCGCCGCATGGCGGCCAGCATCAGCGGATGCAGGCTACGTGGGCCGGGAAGCGCCGCGCGATCGTCGTGCAGGCCAGCCAGCCAGCCCATGGCATCTTCGTACGGTGGGAAGCCCGCCAGACAGTCAAACAGCAGGACACCAGCCGAATACAGGTCACTGCGCGGCTCTCCCCGCAGGCCGCGGAACTGCTCGGGGGCCATGAAATGCGGCGTGCCCATGCGGGTGCCCTGGTGGATATCCAGAGGCAGCCCGCGGGCGTGGCTCATGCCGAAATCGATGATTCGGACGGCGTCGGCCAGTGGCCGGCTTTTAGCCAGAAGCACATTTTCCGGCTTCAGGTCCTGGTGGGTGACGCCCTGCCAATGCAGTTGGCGCAGACCTTGCAGCACGCCCGCCGTAACCCTCAGTGCTTCAGGTACAGGCAGGGGACCGTTCTCGATCCGTTGGCGCAAGGTGCAGCCCTCAATCCATGAAAAGAACAGCTGTGTGGGAGAACGGGCCAGTAATGTCGCCAGCTGCCGATGATTCAGACAGGACGCCACGGTTCCTTCGTGTTCGAAACGTGCCACTGTGTCGGTGTCATTGGATTCGAGGGTTTTAACGAATACGTCGCGGTCCTGCCAGCGGGCACGCTCGGCCACCACACCTCCATGGCGTGACACCAGCACAGTGCCCTCCAGAGGCTGAACAGCCGACATGATCTGCACGTCCGCCATCATATTGACCTTTCCGGGCTTCTGGCCCACGGGGAACAGGTTCAGTTCAGCCTCACACTGCTGGTCAGGTTCTTGATAACAGCTTCATTGCGGCTGTAGTCCTTGACGTTACCCGCCACTGTGACCACAAGAAGGCGGCCGTTCAGGCTGGTCATCAGGAGTTCACGGCGTAGTTCATCGCCCTGTCCGGGAGTAGTGAATACAAACTGCGCCCAGGACGTTCCGCCCTGCTGCAGCAGATTGGCCTTAAGGGACTTGATATTGGGAACCTGGGCCCGGATCAGAGCAGGAAACTGGGCAACCAGTTTTTCGACTTCATTGGTGGCCAGTTTGCCTTCGCGCCATTCGAACGCGACGCTGACCTTGCGGTCTTCGGTCACAAAAACGACGTCTGGTCGGCCAGCGGCTGATGGAAAGGCTTTGCGGATGCCCTCGGCGGTCAGGGTCAGGAGCTTGGCGTTGGGTTCCACAGTGACTGGCAGAATGCCAAGTTTCACGGGGGCTGCCGCGGCCAGACCGGACAGAACAGTGGCGGCGGACAGGGTGACAAGCAGAGCGCGCTTCATGTGGTCTCACCCTATCCGCCGCATCCACGCTGCTCATGAAGTGCGTATGAGGAACGTGGAAGGTGAATCATATGGCAATCAGGCCATGCGCCCTGGTGCTGGAGGCTCGTCCTTGTCAAGAAAGCCCGCTGCGCGCACCAATAATCATGCT is a window of Deinococcus deserti VCD115 DNA encoding:
- a CDS encoding serine/threonine-protein kinase, with product MADVQIMSAVQPLEGTVLVSRHGGVVAERARWQDRDVFVKTLESNDTDTVARFEHEGTVASCLNHRQLATLLARSPTQLFFSWIEGCTLRQRIENGPLPVPEALRVTAGVLQGLRQLHWQGVTHQDLKPENVLLAKSRPLADAVRIIDFGMSHARGLPLDIHQGTRMGTPHFMAPEQFRGLRGEPRSDLYSAGVLLFDCLAGFPPYEDAMGWLAGLHDDRAALPGPRSLHPLMLAAMRRDPQDRPGSAAVMLDWLSEIAAGLGVDLTAQGDSLLSS